In Deltaproteobacteria bacterium, the DNA window AGACTCCAGCACAGAGAATACTGCAGTCTCCTTTCCCGGTTTGGTTTTAGTCTCATCGTCCTCCCTGCTGACAGGAGATACCCGGACTCCGCCTTTGTGGAAGACGCCGCCGTCGTGGCCGGAGACACGGCAATTATAACGCGGCCGGGAGCGGCGGCTCGCCGCGGCGAGGTGGAGGCGGTCCGTAACGCCCTGGCGCCTTACAAGCGGATCGAGCAGATTCTCCCGCCCGGCTGCCTGGAAGGGGGAGACGTGCTACAGGTTGAGGACCGGACATTCGTGGGCCTCACAGAGCGGACCAACCGCCACGGTTTCTCTCAGATGGCCAGGCTCCTCCGGGAAACGGGCTTCCCCGCGACTCCAGTTCCCCTGAAGAGGAGCCTCCACCTCAAGACGGCCTGCAACTATCTGGGAAGGGGACTCCTGGTGGTGAACCATCTCGACTTCGAGATCGAGATCTTCTCTCACCTCGAGATCATCCGGGCCGATCCCTCTGAGGCTGCGAGGCTGAGTTTTCTCGCCCTGGGG includes these proteins:
- a CDS encoding N(G),N(G)-dimethylarginine dimethylaminohydrolase is translated as MVRKENRRFALVREIPDTFDLCIKPRYNPQTIDVELARLQHREYCSLLSRFGFSLIVLPADRRYPDSAFVEDAAVVAGDTAIITRPGAAARRGEVEAVRNALAPYKRIEQILPPGCLEGGDVLQVEDRTFVGLTERTNRHGFSQMARLLRETGFPATPVPLKRSLHLKTACNYLGRGLLVVNHLDFEIEIFSHLEIIRADPSEAARLSFLALGESVLVPDDCPVTAEEFERRGWKAVPVGLSEIRKAQAGLTCMSILFEA